In uncultured Cohaesibacter sp., a genomic segment contains:
- a CDS encoding HAD-IA family hydrolase, whose protein sequence is MKKLELDRIQCVIFDLDGTLVDSEVICLQGYCDTVPDLDWDVHYMIENLRGCQFHAIVAAMEGRVGHKLADDYEITYRAHVAELFEAELKAFPDVVEVVSALSLPKCIASAGPPKKMQHSLGLTGLLPHFEGRLFSSYDVQSWKPEPGLFLHAAEKMGFAPQNCLVVEDSAVGIEAARRAGMQHLLHVPMGHEAFSGYDGEILTSYRDFPLK, encoded by the coding sequence ATGAAAAAGCTGGAGTTAGACCGCATTCAATGTGTGATCTTTGATCTCGACGGCACGCTGGTCGACAGCGAGGTCATTTGCCTTCAGGGTTATTGCGACACCGTGCCCGACCTTGACTGGGACGTCCATTACATGATCGAAAATCTGCGCGGCTGCCAGTTTCACGCCATTGTCGCTGCGATGGAGGGGCGCGTCGGGCACAAGCTCGCCGATGATTATGAAATCACCTATCGCGCCCATGTGGCCGAATTGTTCGAGGCCGAGCTCAAAGCCTTTCCCGATGTGGTCGAAGTGGTATCCGCCCTCAGCCTGCCCAAATGCATTGCTTCGGCCGGACCTCCCAAGAAGATGCAGCATTCCCTTGGCCTCACCGGCCTCTTGCCGCATTTCGAGGGACGCCTGTTCAGTTCCTACGATGTCCAGAGCTGGAAGCCCGAGCCGGGTCTGTTTCTGCATGCAGCAGAGAAAATGGGTTTCGCACCACAGAATTGCCTAGTGGTAGAAGACAGCGCAGTGGGCATTGAAGCGGCCCGGCGGGCGGGTATGCAACATCTCCTGCATGTGCCCATGGGCCATGAAGCCTTTTCGGGTTATGATGGCGAAATACTCACGAGCTATCGCGACTTTCCCCTCAAATAG
- a CDS encoding EAL domain-containing protein has translation MVFEKFLDFYLCKTRENGAAIVKAQYRICTRHLPLVYIILLTSIWGVAITCRNVAPPWLAFFAPIFFTFIFGTRILFWMDARLQILTDERARKAMIKTKLLGVLLPAFFTTWALMLFEYGDQIIRVNVAYFMAISGVCIVVFLMHLRLAAYQVAVIVYTPLVIRLLATGDPALITMAINLTIAAVLLLMVVYVQSRQFRDAVNSEVALQKASEYNHQLANLDSLTGLQNRRLFFSNLDSELAFAQFNKRRLGVGILDLDGFKAVNDLHGHNVGDQLLQQVAERLKGVRESDMLVCRLGGDEFALLIKNRNSDAELLFIGEQICSELRRPFLIEEIQISISGSVGFAVYPDVAQSSHELYECADYALYQNKRTNRGYPSLFAKEQANELERRGLIEQAIRIANLEEELAVFFQPIVDTSSQRIVAFEALARWQSPVVGNVSPAIFIPIAEQSGRIGDITQVLLRKALAVAGEWPSDINLSFNLSAHDVNSPERALKLAAIVMKSKVDPRRIDFEITETAAMGNETQAKASIEALKSLGCGISLDDFGTGFSSLSQLHAFPLTTIKIDRSFVYDLDKNEASYKIVKSLLSLARDMGFECIVEGVETSEELNMVRQLGGRLVQGYFWSPPVPATDLDAMISAHTSGIPTKDNRPLDNRPL, from the coding sequence TTGGTTTTTGAGAAATTTCTCGATTTTTACCTTTGCAAGACGAGAGAAAATGGTGCCGCAATTGTAAAGGCGCAGTATCGGATCTGCACCCGACATCTGCCGCTGGTTTACATCATTCTGCTGACCAGCATCTGGGGGGTGGCGATAACCTGCAGAAATGTCGCTCCACCATGGCTGGCCTTCTTTGCGCCAATCTTTTTCACCTTCATTTTCGGAACCCGTATCCTCTTCTGGATGGATGCCCGCCTTCAGATCCTGACTGACGAACGCGCCAGAAAGGCGATGATCAAGACCAAGCTGCTCGGTGTTCTGCTGCCTGCTTTTTTCACCACTTGGGCCTTGATGCTGTTTGAATATGGCGACCAGATCATTCGCGTCAATGTTGCCTATTTCATGGCCATTTCCGGCGTCTGCATTGTCGTCTTCCTGATGCATTTGCGTCTGGCTGCCTATCAGGTGGCGGTCATCGTCTACACGCCTCTTGTCATTCGCCTTTTGGCAACCGGTGATCCCGCCCTGATAACCATGGCGATCAATCTGACCATCGCGGCGGTGCTGCTGCTGATGGTGGTCTATGTGCAATCGCGCCAGTTCCGCGACGCGGTCAATTCCGAAGTCGCCTTGCAAAAGGCTAGCGAATATAACCATCAACTGGCCAATCTGGACAGTCTGACTGGTCTGCAGAACAGACGCCTGTTTTTCTCCAATCTGGACAGTGAACTCGCTTTTGCCCAATTCAACAAGAGGCGGCTGGGGGTCGGCATTCTGGATCTGGACGGTTTCAAGGCGGTCAATGATTTGCATGGCCACAATGTCGGCGATCAGCTGTTGCAACAGGTTGCCGAGCGCCTCAAGGGCGTTCGGGAGAGTGACATGCTCGTCTGTCGCCTCGGCGGAGATGAATTCGCACTTCTGATCAAGAACCGAAATTCCGATGCCGAATTGCTGTTCATTGGAGAACAGATCTGCTCGGAGCTGCGCCGACCCTTTCTGATCGAAGAGATCCAGATCAGCATATCGGGCTCGGTTGGCTTTGCCGTATATCCCGATGTTGCCCAGTCTTCCCATGAGCTCTATGAATGCGCCGATTACGCGCTTTATCAGAACAAGAGGACCAATCGGGGATATCCGAGCCTGTTTGCCAAGGAGCAGGCCAATGAACTGGAACGCCGGGGACTGATTGAACAGGCCATCCGCATTGCCAATCTCGAAGAAGAGCTGGCAGTCTTCTTTCAGCCCATCGTTGATACCAGCTCCCAGCGCATTGTCGCATTTGAGGCATTGGCGCGTTGGCAAAGTCCGGTTGTCGGCAATGTCTCGCCAGCCATTTTCATTCCCATTGCCGAACAGAGTGGCCGCATCGGCGATATCACGCAGGTACTTCTGCGCAAGGCTCTGGCCGTTGCCGGCGAATGGCCATCAGATATCAATCTGTCTTTCAATCTCTCCGCCCATGACGTGAATTCACCCGAGCGGGCCCTGAAGCTGGCGGCAATCGTCATGAAGAGCAAGGTGGACCCGCGCCGCATCGATTTTGAAATCACAGAAACAGCGGCGATGGGCAATGAAACACAGGCAAAAGCCTCGATTGAAGCGCTCAAATCCCTCGGTTGCGGCATTTCTCTGGACGATTTTGGCACCGGCTTCTCCAGTCTGAGCCAGTTGCATGCCTTCCCGTTGACCACCATCAAGATCGATCGCAGTTTTGTCTATGATCTCGACAAGAATGAAGCGAGCTACAAGATAGTCAAATCCCTGCTTTCACTGGCGCGGGACATGGGATTTGAATGTATCGTGGAAGGGGTAGAGACTTCGGAAGAGTTGAATATGGTCAGGCAACTGGGCGGTCGTCTGGTGCAGGGCTATTTCTGGTCACCTCCGGTTCCGGCAACCGACCTCGATGCCATGATTTCTGCCCATACAAGCGGAATACCCACCAAGGATAACAGGCCGCTAGATAACAGGCCGCTCTAG
- a CDS encoding M20 aminoacylase family protein, translating to MDQSNDFASLSDFEDKKEEMAANRQHIHQHPELSHEESETAAFVAEKLNGWGYEVAENVGGHGVVARLKVGEGSKSIAIRADMDALPIHEETGLAYASQNEGVMHACGHDGHTAVLLGTAEYLARTRKFNGTVNLVFQPAEESPVKSGAERMIEDGLLERFPFDCIYGLHNHPGAPVGQIMLRDGPVMAGADMIDITVRGKGGHGARPQETIDPVITACHIAIGLQTVVSRSIDPFQPAVLTIGAIHGGQAPNVIPEEVLMRVTLRTFDQGVRDHAKKRIVELAQSIAEGFGATARVDMPHGLPVVVNSTKEMEFAKEVALELVGEGNIAEFPISSGSEDFAHYLAHKPGCFIRVGNGEGSAALHNPKFNFSDEMLPVGAALWARLVERYLQA from the coding sequence ATGGATCAGAGCAACGATTTTGCTTCCCTTTCCGATTTTGAAGACAAAAAAGAAGAAATGGCGGCCAACCGCCAGCATATTCACCAACATCCCGAACTGTCGCACGAAGAATCCGAAACAGCGGCCTTTGTTGCTGAAAAGCTCAATGGCTGGGGCTATGAGGTAGCCGAAAATGTGGGTGGTCATGGCGTCGTGGCCCGGCTCAAGGTTGGCGAAGGCTCCAAGAGCATCGCCATTCGCGCCGATATGGACGCTTTGCCGATCCATGAGGAAACCGGCCTTGCCTATGCCAGCCAGAATGAAGGCGTCATGCATGCCTGTGGTCATGATGGCCACACGGCCGTTCTGCTGGGCACCGCGGAATATCTCGCCCGCACCCGCAAATTCAACGGCACGGTCAATCTGGTTTTCCAGCCAGCAGAAGAAAGCCCGGTCAAAAGCGGCGCGGAGCGCATGATCGAGGATGGGTTGCTGGAACGCTTCCCGTTTGATTGCATTTATGGCCTGCATAACCATCCCGGAGCACCCGTTGGCCAGATCATGCTGCGCGATGGCCCAGTGATGGCGGGTGCCGACATGATCGACATCACCGTGCGCGGCAAGGGTGGCCACGGCGCGCGGCCGCAGGAAACCATCGACCCGGTGATCACGGCCTGCCATATTGCCATCGGGCTGCAAACGGTCGTCTCGCGCAGTATCGACCCGTTCCAGCCTGCGGTGCTGACCATCGGGGCCATCCATGGCGGTCAGGCCCCCAATGTCATTCCCGAAGAAGTCCTGATGCGTGTCACCCTGCGCACCTTTGATCAGGGCGTACGGGATCATGCCAAGAAACGGATCGTTGAACTGGCCCAGTCCATCGCCGAAGGCTTTGGCGCCACCGCCCGCGTAGACATGCCGCATGGTCTGCCGGTTGTCGTCAACTCCACCAAGGAAATGGAATTCGCCAAGGAAGTGGCGCTGGAGCTGGTGGGTGAAGGCAATATTGCAGAATTCCCGATCAGCTCGGGCAGCGAGGATTTTGCCCATTATCTCGCCCACAAGCCGGGCTGCTTCATTCGCGTGGGCAATGGAGAGGGATCTGCCGCCCTGCATAATCCGAAATTCAACTTCTCCGATGAGATGCTGCCGGTCGGGGCGGCTCTGTGGGCGCGCCTTGTGGAGCGCTATCTGCAGGCCTGA
- a CDS encoding L-threonylcarbamoyladenylate synthase, whose translation MMTRPATHWQPPHFDINPQTGAPGAELASDPGFVSAKAILLAGGLVAIPTETVYGLAADATNAEAVAGIYQAKNRPSFNPLISHLPSLEAACEHGLFNEDGLKLAAAFWPGPMTLVVRKRAESPIADLTSAGLDTVALRVPDSALMRALAHATGKPLAAPSANRSGRVSPTSAAHVAEELGDRIDMIADLGSCRVGVESSVILCVDGAPATLLRPGGISAQQLEAVLGRPLARAGTDDKAPSSPGMMTSHYAPSVAVRLNATEIKAGEALIAFGPHLPLHAERAVEIVNLSPTGDSFEAAQKLFAALRALDRPDISCIAVAPIGNEGLGEAINDRLKRAAA comes from the coding sequence ATGATGACCAGACCAGCAACGCATTGGCAGCCTCCCCATTTCGACATCAACCCGCAAACCGGCGCTCCGGGCGCTGAGCTTGCCAGTGACCCCGGCTTTGTGAGCGCAAAGGCGATCCTGCTTGCTGGCGGGCTGGTGGCCATACCGACAGAGACGGTCTATGGCTTGGCGGCTGATGCAACCAATGCCGAAGCGGTGGCCGGAATCTATCAGGCCAAGAATCGCCCAAGCTTCAATCCGCTGATCTCTCATCTGCCAAGCCTTGAAGCGGCCTGCGAACATGGTCTGTTCAATGAGGACGGGCTGAAACTGGCTGCGGCTTTCTGGCCCGGCCCGATGACCCTCGTGGTGCGCAAAAGGGCCGAAAGCCCGATTGCCGACCTTACCTCGGCCGGTCTTGATACCGTGGCGCTGAGGGTTCCTGACTCCGCCCTGATGCGCGCCCTTGCCCATGCCACAGGCAAGCCGCTGGCGGCCCCTTCAGCCAACCGCTCCGGACGGGTCAGCCCGACCAGCGCGGCGCATGTGGCCGAGGAGCTTGGCGATCGCATCGACATGATCGCGGATCTCGGTTCTTGCCGGGTCGGCGTGGAATCAAGCGTCATTCTCTGTGTTGATGGTGCTCCGGCGACCCTGTTGCGACCGGGGGGCATTTCCGCGCAGCAGCTGGAAGCCGTGCTCGGGCGTCCGCTTGCCCGCGCTGGTACGGATGACAAGGCCCCCAGTTCGCCGGGCATGATGACCAGCCATTATGCGCCCTCGGTTGCGGTGCGCCTCAATGCGACAGAAATCAAGGCAGGCGAAGCCCTCATCGCCTTTGGCCCGCACTTACCGCTTCATGCCGAGCGCGCGGTTGAGATTGTCAATCTGTCGCCAACGGGTGACAGCTTTGAAGCGGCACAGAAGCTTTTTGCCGCGCTGCGTGCACTTGACCGGCCCGATATTTCCTGCATCGCCGTGGCTCCCATCGGAAACGAGGGTTTGGGCGAGGCCATCAATGACCGCCTGAAACGGGCCGCCGCCTGA
- a CDS encoding 5'-nucleotidase C-terminal domain-containing protein, with product MTQNAIHASMSMSRRSMLLGSAAVATSAALSPMLTFRANAAPMAGELQLVPATPNPNGVIDRLFLLKGDPLSGPIKQIVAEDGSPVPMPVLKEGERRVLRVLHFNDMHNHITDLHGKKGDTYRLAQMVKLVKEARANAADNEAVLFVSAGDDHTGSIFDELMGWHPDDFVADASYRAYSAAGVEIAALGNHEFDRGAALLKKGKDADANFPLLSANVHSSGHMKRDEDYTAAAVADIKGLRVGLIGLTTNIDTRVGQPNDPTLAVERPVTALANILPAVSEISDVVVILSHCGYGIGQHKSGKAATARDIGDGDFAIAEMAGKLTEKPVVVVGGHTHTKLNESGIDANNLKDGILITQAQAHGLFLGDIAISIAAHQGRKDWYNSVSLHPIKASDKRVAADDPKYPSLQQQGDWDEAFEESVVGPLLKQLDSKLAETIGTVQTEMLGREATIASRYIGENALGNFMNDAVVARSQTFPGGKVDFALFNATGLSAGVEKGPLTFKAWYDVMPYADAIEVATMTGAQIRDMLNNNAVRILRPEEAQGVDLNGFVSRGFLHFSSGIRYEIALGADAKSAKAVNITLNGTPVEEVLDKNFTIGINTYIAGGAYGETWNGKPISGGVAGDIESLDLRALDYDHTGLVYRNEVIAFIRDQKVITDANGAKLDGRLVVKA from the coding sequence ATGACCCAAAATGCCATTCATGCATCCATGAGCATGTCTCGTCGCAGCATGCTGCTGGGCAGCGCGGCTGTTGCCACAAGCGCCGCCCTCTCTCCCATGCTGACCTTCCGCGCCAATGCAGCCCCGATGGCGGGCGAATTGCAGCTCGTACCAGCCACGCCAAACCCGAATGGGGTTATCGACCGGCTGTTCCTGCTCAAGGGCGATCCGCTCTCCGGCCCGATCAAGCAAATCGTGGCTGAAGATGGCAGCCCGGTTCCCATGCCGGTTCTCAAAGAAGGCGAGCGCCGCGTGCTGCGCGTTCTGCATTTCAACGACATGCATAACCATATCACGGACCTGCATGGCAAGAAGGGAGACACCTATCGCCTTGCGCAGATGGTCAAGCTGGTCAAGGAGGCGCGCGCCAACGCCGCCGACAATGAAGCGGTGCTGTTCGTTTCGGCCGGTGATGACCATACCGGCTCGATCTTTGACGAACTGATGGGCTGGCATCCAGATGACTTTGTCGCTGACGCCAGCTATCGCGCCTATAGCGCTGCCGGTGTCGAGATTGCCGCGCTTGGCAATCATGAATTTGACCGCGGTGCGGCATTGCTCAAGAAGGGCAAGGATGCGGATGCCAATTTCCCGCTGCTTTCGGCCAACGTGCATTCGTCCGGTCATATGAAGCGCGATGAGGATTATACCGCCGCCGCCGTTGCCGATATCAAGGGGCTGCGTGTCGGCCTTATCGGTCTGACAACCAATATCGACACCCGCGTTGGCCAACCCAATGATCCGACCCTCGCCGTCGAGCGGCCGGTGACGGCGCTTGCCAACATTCTGCCCGCCGTTTCGGAAATTTCCGATGTGGTGGTCATTCTCTCCCACTGCGGCTATGGCATCGGGCAGCATAAATCGGGCAAAGCTGCCACGGCCCGCGACATCGGGGATGGGGATTTCGCCATTGCCGAGATGGCTGGCAAGCTGACTGAAAAGCCTGTCGTGGTGGTCGGCGGCCATACCCACACCAAGCTCAATGAGAGCGGCATTGACGCGAACAATCTCAAGGATGGCATCCTGATCACGCAGGCGCAGGCCCATGGCCTGTTTCTTGGCGACATCGCGATCTCCATTGCCGCCCATCAGGGGCGCAAGGACTGGTATAATTCGGTTTCCCTGCACCCGATCAAGGCCAGCGACAAGCGCGTGGCTGCCGATGATCCGAAATACCCGTCTCTGCAGCAACAAGGCGACTGGGATGAGGCATTTGAAGAGAGCGTTGTCGGGCCGTTGCTCAAGCAGCTAGACAGCAAGCTGGCCGAGACCATCGGCACTGTGCAAACCGAAATGCTGGGCCGGGAAGCAACCATCGCCAGCCGCTATATCGGAGAAAATGCGCTGGGCAATTTCATGAATGATGCCGTGGTTGCCCGTTCGCAAACCTTCCCCGGCGGCAAGGTCGACTTTGCCCTCTTCAACGCAACCGGCCTTTCGGCGGGCGTGGAAAAGGGACCGCTGACCTTCAAGGCATGGTATGACGTGATGCCATATGCCGATGCCATCGAAGTGGCCACCATGACTGGCGCACAGATCAGAGATATGCTCAACAACAATGCCGTTCGCATTCTGCGACCAGAAGAGGCCCAAGGGGTCGACCTCAATGGCTTTGTCTCGCGCGGCTTTCTGCATTTCTCTTCCGGCATTCGCTATGAGATCGCGCTTGGAGCCGATGCCAAATCGGCCAAAGCCGTGAATATCACGCTCAATGGCACCCCGGTTGAAGAGGTTCTGGACAAGAACTTCACCATCGGCATCAACACCTATATTGCCGGTGGAGCCTATGGCGAAACATGGAATGGCAAGCCGATTTCCGGTGGTGTGGCTGGAGATATCGAGAGCCTTGATCTCAGAGCACTCGACTATGATCATACCGGTCTTGTCTATCGCAATGAAGTGATCGCCTTCATCCGCGACCAGAAGGTGATCACCGACGCAAACGGTGCCAAACTGGATGGCCGTCTGGTGGTCAAGGCCTGA
- a CDS encoding OmpA family protein: MSLLKSWLIPGALAVAAVAGLSLYGETKKIEADLTGRALAVLESRDMDWARVSFSGRDATLTGIAPEEGAAQEASELLLSEWGVRVVKDKTDLLTAQSPYTWGLTRKGEALTMIGYLPYYELKKAPAEIAASIKGAQLEMSSVEAARGAPADIHKAVLLAIELLASLPEGKVMLIDDKLTLSGSLENSADGLALYDTLRQIIEKAELGAIAIDSQIMEPKATEETSDSSDDDAVMDGLAIRKSADGLSFEGIVPSMIIKDDILEQARRKFGNGAISDGLIVRGGGEIAGLSAQDYKQVASAILQAVSRLDAGQAIVSKDGLKLDGSAYYQGALDQLQASLQDALPQGIAFTPALQVSAPGEAVDADACQALLRDALEQNTILFDSGKASISSDSFGLLDGLIFTARRCPDSHIQIEGHTDSDGEDLVNQTLSEERANAVAAYLASAGLGEERLQAKGFGESRPVASNDTPEGKARNRRIEFVILEQ, translated from the coding sequence ATGTCATTGCTGAAAAGCTGGTTGATCCCCGGTGCCCTGGCCGTAGCCGCGGTTGCCGGACTTTCTCTTTACGGTGAAACGAAAAAGATTGAGGCAGACCTGACCGGGCGTGCGCTTGCGGTGCTTGAATCCAGAGACATGGACTGGGCGAGAGTTTCGTTCAGTGGCCGCGATGCGACATTGACCGGTATCGCGCCCGAAGAGGGGGCCGCTCAGGAGGCGTCCGAACTGCTGCTGTCAGAATGGGGCGTGCGGGTCGTCAAGGACAAAACGGACCTTCTGACAGCCCAAAGTCCCTATACCTGGGGACTGACGCGCAAGGGCGAAGCGCTGACCATGATCGGCTATCTGCCCTATTATGAGCTCAAGAAAGCCCCGGCGGAAATCGCGGCAAGCATAAAGGGTGCGCAACTGGAAATGAGCAGCGTGGAAGCAGCCCGCGGCGCTCCGGCCGACATTCATAAGGCTGTGCTGCTGGCTATCGAACTGCTGGCCAGTCTGCCCGAAGGCAAGGTCATGCTGATCGACGACAAGCTGACGCTTTCCGGCTCGCTCGAAAACAGCGCCGATGGGCTGGCCCTTTATGACACGCTCCGGCAAATCATCGAGAAGGCCGAGCTTGGCGCGATTGCAATTGACTCCCAGATTATGGAACCAAAAGCTACCGAGGAGACGTCAGACAGCTCGGATGACGACGCTGTCATGGATGGCCTCGCCATTCGCAAGTCGGCTGATGGCCTGAGCTTTGAGGGCATTGTTCCCAGCATGATCATCAAGGATGACATACTCGAGCAGGCACGGCGCAAATTTGGTAACGGAGCCATTTCCGATGGCCTGATCGTGCGTGGCGGTGGCGAGATCGCCGGTTTGTCAGCACAGGATTACAAGCAGGTCGCCTCGGCCATATTGCAGGCTGTCAGTCGTCTCGATGCAGGGCAAGCCATCGTCTCGAAAGACGGATTGAAGCTGGATGGCAGTGCCTATTATCAAGGCGCACTCGATCAGTTGCAGGCCAGCTTGCAGGACGCCCTGCCGCAGGGGATTGCCTTCACCCCCGCACTGCAAGTCAGCGCTCCGGGTGAGGCTGTGGACGCCGACGCCTGTCAGGCTCTGTTGCGCGATGCTTTGGAGCAGAACACCATTCTGTTTGACAGCGGCAAGGCCTCCATTTCATCGGATTCCTTCGGTCTGCTTGATGGGCTGATTTTTACGGCCCGCCGCTGTCCTGACAGCCATATCCAGATTGAAGGCCATACCGACAGCGATGGCGAGGATCTTGTCAATCAGACCCTTTCGGAAGAACGCGCCAATGCCGTCGCCGCCTATCTGGCAAGCGCCGGTCTGGGCGAGGAGCGTTTGCAGGCCAAGGGCTTTGGCGAAAGCCGCCCGGTTGCCAGCAACGATACACCGGAAGGCAAGGCGCGCAATCGCCGCATCGAATTTGTTATTCTTGAACAATAG
- a CDS encoding crosslink repair DNA glycosylase YcaQ family protein — protein sequence MTDQSLSKAQARRIALRAQGFLPQMRSLKRIDRRHIDRLFEHVSLLQIDSVNVLDRAHYLTAFARLGDYDKATLDRLAHDVSQKGQPKDYFEYWGHEASLVPVSLYPALRWRMERARRHQGVWRKLSRYAREHPDVIRQVQQDIADRGPLCVSDLEKRGSRSSSWWGWNDSKLALEFLFWCGHIVAAGRQGFTRYYDLPERVIPAEFLNAEPLDEKDAQRHLMMLAAKSNGIGTEKCLKDYFRLSTEEARAALGSLVEDGTIEAVKVEGWDAPTYLFKDASLPARANCQALLAPFDSLIWYRDRAEALFDFHYRIEIYVPKEQRRFGYYVLPFLMGDRLVARLDLKANRQEAILEVFAAYGEKGINKHKVSEALAKELALMAGWMKLEAIRVGERGDLAGSLKESVSKL from the coding sequence ATGACCGACCAGAGTCTTTCAAAAGCCCAGGCAAGACGCATCGCGCTCAGGGCACAGGGCTTTTTGCCGCAGATGCGCTCTCTCAAGCGAATTGACAGGCGTCACATCGACAGACTGTTCGAACATGTCTCGCTGTTGCAGATCGACTCGGTCAATGTCCTTGATCGCGCCCATTATCTGACCGCGTTTGCAAGGCTGGGAGATTATGACAAGGCAACCCTTGATCGTCTGGCCCATGATGTCAGCCAGAAAGGGCAGCCGAAGGACTATTTCGAATATTGGGGGCATGAGGCCTCGCTCGTGCCTGTCAGTCTTTATCCGGCGCTGCGCTGGCGCATGGAGCGGGCCCGGCGGCATCAGGGTGTCTGGCGCAAATTGTCCCGCTATGCCAGAGAGCACCCCGATGTTATCAGGCAGGTCCAGCAGGATATCGCGGATCGCGGTCCGCTATGCGTCTCCGATCTGGAAAAGCGGGGCAGCCGTTCGAGCAGTTGGTGGGGCTGGAATGACAGCAAGCTTGCGCTGGAATTCCTGTTCTGGTGTGGCCATATCGTGGCCGCCGGTCGGCAGGGTTTCACGCGCTATTACGATCTGCCCGAACGGGTCATTCCGGCAGAATTTCTCAATGCCGAACCATTGGACGAGAAGGATGCCCAGCGGCATCTGATGATGCTGGCGGCAAAATCAAACGGCATAGGAACCGAGAAATGTCTGAAAGACTATTTCCGTCTTTCAACCGAGGAAGCGCGCGCAGCTCTTGGCAGCCTTGTGGAAGATGGCACGATCGAAGCGGTCAAGGTCGAGGGCTGGGACGCCCCCACCTATCTTTTCAAAGACGCCAGCCTGCCAGCGAGAGCCAATTGTCAGGCTCTGCTGGCCCCCTTCGATTCCCTCATCTGGTACAGGGATCGGGCCGAAGCCCTGTTTGATTTCCATTATCGCATAGAAATCTATGTACCCAAGGAACAAAGACGGTTCGGCTATTATGTGCTGCCCTTTTTGATGGGAGACAGGCTGGTTGCCCGCCTCGATCTCAAGGCCAACCGGCAAGAGGCCATTCTGGAGGTCTTTGCAGCTTATGGAGAAAAAGGCATCAACAAGCACAAGGTCAGCGAGGCGCTGGCGAAGGAACTTGCGTTGATGGCTGGATGGATGAAGCTGGAAGCTATTCGCGTTGGCGAGAGGGGGGATCTGGCCGGCTCTCTCAAAGAGTCGGTCAGCAAACTGTAA